A single window of Deltaproteobacteria bacterium DNA harbors:
- a CDS encoding YdcF family protein, giving the protein MFLLKKIIGSMLLPLPACLLISLVGVFLLWRGRKVITGKILVTLGLVSLAIMSYLPVSRAIDDPLKNPFEAYMPERTSIPDPAAEGEIDYIVVLAGGHAADPSLPVTGWLTCHSLLRLMEGVRIFRQHPGSKLVLSGCGAFDPVPEAQVMADVGRFLGVDRRHIILESGSNDTKDQARLIRPIVGDRPFVLVTSAVHMRRSMALFRNQGMRPIPAPAGMTRDREPVVTPAWFFPNVDALQDSTAAVHEYLGLAWAKLKGQI; this is encoded by the coding sequence ATGTTTCTTCTCAAAAAGATCATCGGTTCGATGTTGCTTCCCTTGCCGGCGTGCCTCCTGATCTCCCTTGTGGGCGTTTTTTTGCTGTGGCGCGGAAGGAAGGTGATCACCGGAAAGATCCTGGTAACGCTTGGCCTGGTTTCCCTTGCCATAATGAGCTATCTGCCGGTGTCCAGGGCCATTGATGATCCTTTGAAAAATCCCTTTGAGGCCTACATGCCCGAAAGGACATCGATTCCGGATCCTGCTGCTGAAGGGGAGATAGATTACATCGTGGTCCTTGCCGGAGGACATGCCGCCGATCCGTCCCTCCCCGTCACCGGCTGGCTGACCTGTCACTCGCTCCTTCGACTCATGGAAGGCGTCCGGATATTCCGTCAACATCCCGGAAGCAAGCTTGTCCTATCGGGATGCGGGGCCTTTGATCCTGTGCCTGAGGCCCAGGTCATGGCCGATGTGGGCCGCTTTCTGGGAGTGGACCGCCGCCATATCATTCTTGAGTCCGGTTCCAATGATACAAAGGACCAGGCGCGCCTGATCCGGCCGATTGTGGGGGACCGCCCGTTTGTGCTGGTTACCTCGGCCGTTCACATGCGGCGTTCCATGGCGCTCTTCAGAAATCAGGGCATGCGCCCGATCCCCGCACCCGCCGGGATGACAAGGGACAGAGAACCGGTTGTGACGCCTGCATGGTTTTTCCCCAATGTGGACGCCCTGCAGGACTCGACTGCCGCAGTGCACGAGTACCTGGGTCTTGCCTGGGCAAAACTGAAGGGGCAGATCTGA
- a CDS encoding TVP38/TMEM64 family protein: protein MGISAMKKMFDSKETVTRKMIGKFLVLVLFLAGTVCFFRFTPAKDLLTPDSLGRLLNATGGWAPVLFILLEAVAISLFVPASIPILLGAGLFGASWGFFCGWLGAMAGASMAFFVGRTLGRDFVASMIGDRLKRYDDAIERNGFTTVLYLRLLNSPFTPMNYGLSVTKVHFRDFFIGTGLGVAVSIFVLTFLGGMLKNVWVSGRWNDLISLEVGFAAAIFIFSFFIPMILKRVRGTASYSNPN, encoded by the coding sequence ATGGGTATCTCTGCGATGAAAAAAATGTTTGATTCAAAAGAAACGGTCACCCGGAAGATGATTGGGAAGTTCCTGGTCCTCGTCCTCTTTCTGGCAGGGACCGTCTGTTTTTTTCGGTTCACGCCTGCAAAGGACCTGCTCACCCCCGATTCTCTGGGCCGCCTTCTGAATGCGACAGGGGGGTGGGCCCCTGTTTTGTTCATTCTCCTCGAGGCCGTGGCCATATCGCTCTTTGTCCCGGCGAGCATCCCGATCCTCCTGGGCGCCGGGCTCTTCGGGGCCTCATGGGGCTTTTTCTGCGGATGGCTGGGCGCCATGGCCGGGGCGAGCATGGCCTTCTTTGTGGGAAGGACATTGGGGAGGGATTTTGTCGCCTCCATGATCGGAGACCGGCTGAAGCGATATGACGATGCCATCGAGAGAAACGGGTTTACAACGGTGCTTTATCTCCGTCTCCTCAATTCCCCCTTCACCCCGATGAACTATGGCCTGAGTGTGACAAAAGTCCATTTCCGGGATTTTTTCATCGGAACCGGATTAGGGGTCGCCGTCTCCATCTTTGTCCTTACTTTTCTGGGCGGGATGCTGAAAAATGTCTGGGTTTCAGGGCGGTGGAACGACCTTATTTCTCTGGAAGTCGGTTTTGCCGCGGCGATTTTTATTTTTTCCTTTTTTATTCCGATGATTCTCAAGAGGGTGCGGGGGACGGCATCCTACTCCAACCCGAATTGA